AGCCGCGGAGCCCGCGACCGACGACCACCACGCGCCGCGCTTGCACGCTCTGCGCGAGCGCCTGGCTGCGTTCCGCGAGCGCGTCCGCGCCAGGCCCGGCTACAACCTCGCGTACCGCATCGGCATCGGCGTCATCGGCGGCCTGGTGCTGATCGCCGGCATCCTCATGATCCCGTACCCCGGCCCCGGCTGGCTCGTGGTCTTCGCCGGGCTCGGGATCCTCGCCACCGAGTTCCACTGGGCGGGGCGCGTCAACGCCTTCGCCAAGCGCCACTACCGCCGCTGGCTCCGGTGGCTCGCCCGTCAGCACCCGGCCACCAAGCTCGCCGTCATGGGCGGCACCTGCCTGATCGTGCTGGTCACGCTGTGGATGCTCGGCCTGTTCGGCACCGTCGGGAGCTGGTTCGGCCTCCGCTGGGAGTGGTTGGCCTCCCCCCTGTTCGGGCGCTGAAACGGGTGGTGTATTGTTCTTCGTGTCGCCAGGGAGACCGGCGAGGACAACAGAACAAGGGCGATTAGCTCAGCGGGAGAGCGCTTCGTTCACACCGAAGAGGTCACTGGTTCGATCCCAGTATCGCCCACAGCGAGATGCCCCGCCCGTGGACTACGGCGGGGCATCTGTCGTTTCGAGCGGTACCGGGAGCACAGGCTGCCAGCGTTGCGGCGTCCCGCGTTCGAGGACCGCTTGTCGGCTTCCGTCCCGCCGATCACCCGGAGCGTGCCGACCTGGCGAGCGCGATGCGCGATGGCCGACGCTCTTCGCGGCCGGCTGCCACGACGTCGGTCGGGGGGATGGCGAGAGGATCGTCCTCACCGATCGCGGATGCTCGAGACCATGGGAGTGCTTGGGCTATCGCAAAAGGGTTGTCCATCGATCTCGACGCCATGTCCATGGTGGCATTCCTGACACAGCCCAGCCAGGATCGGACCGTGCGCCAGGCGACCGGAGTCGTCCGGAGCGGTACTGCACACGGGCTAGGGGAGCGAGGAACGGTGCGAGCACCTCTTCATCACATGATGGAGTCGGGAGAGACGTCACAACCACGTGCCACCCGTCGAGAACCGCGCCAAAACGAGCAACGCCGTCGATGAAACCCCAGGTCACGAAGTCTGCTCTCCACGCACGTGGAGGTGATCCGGCGCACCGGGAAAAGGCAAGCTGATCAGGGGTCTGCTCTCCACGCACGTGGAGGTGATCCCGGGCCAGCATCTCGCCGACGGCCTCTCTGTTCCTGCTCTCCACGCACGTGGAGGTGATCCCCTGCGGGCGGTGCGAGATCTGGCTCGTGAGCACTGCTCTCCACGCACGTGGAGGTGATCCCGGATGCACGTCGCTGAACGTCGTCTGCACCGCCTGCTCTCCACGCACGTGGAGGTGATCCGTACTCGCCGAGCTGGTCCCAGACTTCGTAGAACTGCTCTCCACGCACGTGGAGGTGATCCGACGGATCCGAGGCCGGTCAGGGCCGCGGTGGTCTGCTCTCCACGCACGTGGAGGTGATCCGCTCGCCCACCTCCGTGAGGGCGGGCACCACCGCTGCTCTCCACGCACGTGGAAGTGATCCGGTGCTGGCAGCGATCCTGCCGGCAGCCGCGGTCTGCTCTCCACGCACGTGGAGGTGCGCACATCTAGGTGCTCGGCGCGGCCTGGACGATGACACGTGGCCCGGAGACGCTCTTCATCGAGCACAGGGATGCACCAGGATGACTCATGTTGATCTGTTCGGGTGATCGTGTTCACGGGACTGGCGGTTCTGTCAGGGGGGACCGCTAGCGTGCGCTCGCGTTCGAAATGATCTACGTGCTCGTGATGGGGCCCGGCGTCGTGGTCGTGGACTTGCGTTTGTGGGGGAAGCAGCGCGGTCTTGGTGGCGGAATCCTGTACCGGTTGGTGTGCCACGGATTGTCTGCTGCGGCCGCGGTTCGGGTGTTGTGGCGAGATGTGCTTTCACTCCGTTTGCGAGAAAGGCTGGCCGCGGGGTTGGGCTTGTCAGAGGCCGAGGCGTGTGCGGTGCTGGAGTTGTGGGCCTCGTTGCACGATGTCGGAAAACTGACGCCGTCGTTCCGAAGGCAAGGACAGGTGCCGCCAGGGTGCGGACGATGATTCGTCAGACACGAACGTCGCGCACGGGCCGGCGAGGGTCCGCTAACAGTCGGCGTGCTTGGTCTCCGCTGCAGGGTGAGTCGGCCTAGCTGGCGTTGAGGGATGCTACGAATCCGTAGATCGGAAGTGTCGGTGGTTCCTGGCAACCTGCAGACGTGCCGATCGTTGACCAGGCTCGACGTTCTACGAGTGTGTTGTCCTGCTTGCTTGATGACAGGTTGCCCCACCGTGGTGCCATAGAGGATGGCTGGAGGGAAGCGCTTCGAGCTGCTCCGGGTCCGGATTGCGGTTTGCGCGAGAGATGGGACGACGTCGGGAGGGCCCTGGAGCTCCGCATCGGCCTTGATCTCTGCCGACACCCAGAACCTGCCGGGTTGCTGTCGTACCTTCCTCCGACGCGGTACGCAGACCTGCTGAAAGCCGTCGGTATGCGGCGGGAGGAGGCTCGTTGCTCGCCAGCTGCACGCACCGGTGATCCGCTCGCGATGGACTGGGTACGGGTCGATTCGCAGGTCGTCGACGAGGAGCAGGAACGGCGTGCACTCGAGACTTGTCTGGATCTCATGGAGGTCAGGGACCTGGCTCACACGCATCCGGACTGGGCGGTCGAACGACGTCGATCCGTCTTCACCAAGATCATGAAGAGTGGTCCTCTCGGGGCCGATGCCGAAGCGAGGGACGCTCTTGGCAAAGCGTGGGCGCAATACCTGGAGCACGGGCGCGAGAATTTCCATCGATTGGGATCTCGCGTCCTCGTGTCTCCCGAGATCGCGAGTGGTTTCGGGATAGCTGATCTCGTCGTCGGTGATGCGCTGGTCGATGTCAAGATCGCCAGAGGTTCCGCTCCTCCGGTGGGTGAGTGGTTGCGGCAGCTCCTCGGTTACCTGCTTCTGGACTGGGACGACGTGTTGGGCATCGGCACGCTGAGTGTGTACGCGGGCTGGCAGGGAGTCATGCTGACTTGCCCGGTGGATGAGCTGCTCGCAACTGCGAGTCCCGGGCCCACTCCTACTCTGGCTGGGCTGCGTGATGAGTTCCGCGCTGCCTTGCGTCCTGAGTTCCTCTCGTTCCTCACCAGCGGACGCCGCCACTCATCACAACGCTGACAGGACTCGATCGGTGGGATGCTTCGTCGTTTTGGCGATGGATCAGTTGCGATGCGGTGGAGCGAGGGAGAGCAGCCCGCAGCCGTAGGATTTCGCGGGGCCGACGCCGTTGGCGACGGCCTCGATGAAGGCATCGCGGTCGGTGATGATGAGGTGCCCGTCGTAGCGAACTGGGGAGACAGTCAGTTTGTTCAGGCGTTGACCGCTTTGGAGTCCGGTGAGTCTAGGAAAGGACGTGACGGCTACGTCGGGACGGTCGCCGGTGTCGGCTGGGATGGCGAAACCGTGCTTGGCACCTTGCTTGATCAGCCAGGTGATCTGAGCTTCCGGTTTGAGGATCGGGTAGCGGTTGTCGCGCCGGCTCACCCGGTCGGGATCGCCTTGGTCTTCGAGGCGCAGGCGCTTGGTCGGATTTCCCATCAGCCGGAAAGCGAATGACTGGCCCGGTTGAAGCGCATCGAGCAGGGGAGAGAGATCGCGGACCTCGGCCGGGCGGGAGAGGTAGCCGTCGAGGTGGTCCCAGCTCGGGCGTGTGCGGCTCTGGACGTACAGGGTGAAGCCGGTGCGCGCGGGATCCAGTCGCCACAGCACGGCGTGGTGTGTTCGTGCGGGTGTACCTGCGGTGGTGTCGGGGAACCCGGACATGATGGTGCGGTGCATCTGGTGCAGGTCGCAGTGGTCGCGGCGGAACGCGTGCGCGGTGGTGTCAGGGGTGAGTCGGCTCAGGTACACGGGTGTGCTCCGGAGTGGATCAAAGCGGTGGTGAGCGGGACGTGTCCGGTGCGGACTGAGCGGCTCGTGAACAGGCGGTTCCGTGGATGGAAGGACTGAGGAACGTCCTGCCGTGGCTCAGCGAGTTCGTCGGTCGGGTCAGTGTCGATGAGGGTGCGCAAGAGGTGCTCCTGCCCTTCGGCTAGAGCCCTTCGCGCGCGCTCTCGAAGATCAGACCGGTTCTCCAGCCAGCAATGTCCTTCTAGCGTGGCCTCCAGCGATCGGTCTGCGATACCCAGGCACTCGTCGTCCGGGTGGGGAGCGACGAGAGGTCGTGCGGGTACGAAAGCTCGGCGGCCGAAGTAGAGCGGCCATCGTGGACGATGGAGTGCGGTGTGCCAGCGGACCAGTTCTTCGCGGTCGGGATGTTCGAGCACGACGAGGAACAACGCGTCGGCGAGGTAGTAGCGCTGGCTGAGGATCGTGCGGTGTTTCTTGCCCTCGGTGTTCGGCACGTTGTTCACGGTGTGGAAGTCGCGCTCGACGATCCCTTCGCGGTCGGCGCGTACCCCCATGCGGACCGTCGCCAGACGTCTGATCGAGTCTGTGTCGTGGCGTGGTATACCAAGGGCAGCTGCCAGCAGTCCGACGATTCCAGACTTGGTGGGTTCTTGAGCGGTGTCGCGGCTCTGGAAGCGGGAGCGCAATCCCCAGGATTGCATCGGAGCGTCCAGGCACAGCGCCAAAGTGTGGGTCATGCGTGATCCAGTGCCGTAGCCAGGAGCCGAGAGGTGAACTCACCGACGCTGGTGACAACGTCCGCGGTGGGCAGCGTGTCGTTACTGCAGCTGAGTGCGGCGCCGACCACCGTGCGCAAGTCCTCGGTGCCGTAGAAGTCGCGAAGTGCCTTGAAGTGTGTGAACAGTCGTTCGGTGGAGGTGCCCAGGAGGTCGGTGCCGGTCACCGGACGGAGGAAGGCGTTGGCCAGGTTCCAGGCACCGCGAGTACGTACTGTGCCGAGGAAGGTCTCGGGCATGGTGCGCGCCGCGGTCGTGCTCTGCTTCCCACCCGGAGTGGCGTGGATGAATGCTCCGAGCCACGCGCGGGCGGCCGCTGCGACGAGTTCGTCGTCGCCGTCCAAGTTCTTGGCCAGCTGGGCGAGATCGAGGTTGGCGTACCGGTAGTAGCAGGCGCTGTTGAAGTCGATCGTGCCGATCATGTCCGCCCCGGGCTCGGCATCGCGCTTGAGGTCGTCGACCGCGGTGTAGTAGTCGAATTCAGTCGTGACGGCATGTGTCGACAGAGCGTGCGCCACCTGTGATGCGGCAGTGACGTTGAAGTCGGTGTTGTCGGCGATCATGCGACCGAACAGGGCGATGTCCGCAGCGCGGGTGGCGTCGAAGATGCGTTTGGCAGCAGCGGCGAACTCCTTGCTTGGTTTGACCTTGGCGCGCTTGGTTGGCTTGTTCGACGACTTCGTTTTCTTCTTCTTCGCCGCTTCCTCCTTCGCCTCGGTGAGCGACTTGTCGATCGCGCTCCAGTTCTGCTCGCAGAAGTTGGCGAGCAGATCGATCGCGTCCTTGCCGACGAAGAGGAGGTACTGCGTCAGCTGCGTCTGCTCTACCCCGAAGCCGAGCAAGTGCAGTGCCTCGGCAGCGATCTCTGCGGCCTTTCCGGCGTCGTGTCCGCGCTCACCGAGGACCTCTGCGGTTTTCGTGACCAGACGCTTCGTCCGGGACCCGAGGTGCGTCGGGTCCAAGCCGTGCTCAGCGAACAAGTCTCGTGCCGCTCGCTTGAGCGACTGGCTGGAGATTCGAGCGCGCGGTACGCCGCCGAACGTCGCGCTCTTGGGTTGGCCGAGGTCGTCTCGGTTGAGGTTGCTGACGGGGAAGGACTGGAGCAGGTGCAGTTCGAGGATCATTGGTCGCTCTCCTGGGGTTCCTTGCCGTTGTCGTCCTTGGGAGTGCTGTTGCGCTCTCGGTGGAAGTCGCGTGCCCATTTCCACCGGACATCACGTGCGCGTTCTTCATCACGGGGGCGGCGCATCAGTGTGACCGCGTCATCGAGCAGGGCGTGGAAGTCCACGGCGATGTCGTGACTGGCCAGCAGCTGCAGTGACTGACGCAGGTGGTGCGGGAGCGCATGGGCGTCGGCGGCCAACAGTTGCCGGAGCCGCTTCTGCGCAGTGGAGCTGACTCGCTGACGGTCGAGCTCTCGCAGTGCGGTCCCAAGAGGAAGACCCGAAGACCCGTTCTGCGGATTGAGTGCGAACAAACCGGCGATGAACAGCCAGATGTGTTCCTCGTCCTGTGGGGGGCCGCACTCGAACACGGTGGCGAGGGCTTCGTTCTCGTACCGGTTCCCGGTGACCGAGCGGCGTAGCTGTGCCAGCTTTCGGCGCGCTGCCTGCGCGTCGCCTTTTTTCCCCGACGTCAAGTCGTTCGCGAGACTGCCGAGATGATCGACGAACGCCTTTCGCCGCCGTTCACGAAACGAGAGCTCATTCTCGCTCGTCATCGTCGACTCCATGCTGTGGGAGGAATGCTGTGACCCGGTCGTCGAAGATCCGGCGTTGCTTGGAGACATTCCGTTCGAACTCCTCATGAGCACCGGCGAACTCGTAGAGGTGCCTGCCCTGTCGTTCCTGCAGTTGCGTCACCAAACGCCCAGCAGCTCTCCTGGCGATGTCGCAGGTGATGTGCTTCCACTCCAGCACAGATGCCTTCGGTGAAGTGCCGACGTTGACAGCGCGGCCCAGATCAAGCAGCAGTTCTGCGAACGGTGCAGGGAGGTGTGGCCAGTAGTCCTGGGTCAAGCCGAAGTTGTGCTTGGCGTTGCGTTTCTCCTTGGCTTCGTGTTCGGCGCGGAACGCGGCTCGGCAGTTCTCAGCCAGCCTGAGCAAAGCGTCACCAAGCTCGTCGGCGAGCGCTACGCAACTCCCCAGCACGCCACCGATCTCGGGGTTGCGAGCGTTGAGCAGTGCGGCGGGTGCCGGAACTTGCTCTTCGAGCCAGGTGTAGACCGAGCCGCCACCACTGTCATCCAGTTGCTGGCCGAACACGCGGATGGTGAACACCGCATCCCGCGGCAGCGTGCCTTCTTCGACCTGCTCGGCGACGTGGTCGAGCACGCGTGGCCGCTGATGCCGCTGCTCGTCGTCGACCAACAGCATCTCGCGCGCGTGGCGCCACACTCCGCGCAGTTCGTGCAGCCGTACGGGATTCCACGAGCCGGCATCGTCCTTCTTCTTCGAGGCGCGGTGCTCGAAGGCGGCCATGAGTTCAGCGCGGTAGAGCTCGTCACCTTTCAACGCTGTTCCTGGGGTGATCGCCACACCATCGACCGCGGTGCCATCACCGGTGGGGCGTAGCAAGACCCGGCGGGTTGGCCAGGTCAGTAGGTCGAGCCAGCCGTAGGGGAGCCGTTCGGACGGTTCCGGACCAGGGGGCGCCGCTTCCCATGCGGGCCGGTCTTCGTGCGCGGAGCTCCACGGCAAGTCATTGGCAGGGTCGTAGAGGCACGTGTTCAGCAGCAGCGTCTCCTTGAGCGTGCTGCCTTCGACGAGGACGACTCCGAACCGATTGCACAAGCCGGCCTGAGAAGTCTTCGTCTTCGTGAAAGCCGTTTTCGTGCCACCAGGGTCGTAGGACTGGACCGTCACCAGCCACCGTGCGGCCTCACCAGGAGAGAGGATCAGAGTGTCCGCAGCCGTGGTTTGGTCGAACAACGTCCCGTTGCTGCCCGCGGACCGGAAGTGCACCAGTTGCGCCGCTGATCGCGCCTCCAGTTTCCCCAACTCTGGGCACTGCAGGAAGGGGCGTTGCGCGTCGAACAGGTCGAACTCGTCTGCGTGCGCGTCGAGATAGTGATGCACCTGATCGGCTGGCAACGCAGGTGCGGTCCACAGCTCTCGCCACCGCTCTGACGTCGTCGGGCCGCCCACGGCGCGGTGCAACACCGCCAGCAAAAGCCTGTGCAACGCTGCGGTCATCGAGGCCGCCTCCGCTGCGAGCCAGCGCAGCTCGTGTGCCTGGAGGAACACGTCGCGCAGGCTCACTGTGTCCGGGCGGCCATCACAGCGGATCACTGGGATCCAGCGTTCTGTGGTGAGGTCGAAGGACGGTGTGGTCATTCTTCGTCCTCCTCGATGCGCAGTCCGGTGACCTCGTCCACTGTGAAGCGCACTGGCCCGCTGCGGGCGGCCCCGTCGAGCACGAGCAGATGGTGGTTGTGCAACCAACCGCTGCGCATGAAGTTGGTCGGGATCGGGAGGCCGCACACGACCTCGTAGGCACGAGGCGTGAGGTCGCTTGCGTAGACCTGCACGCTCGAATTGAGCAGTGCCTGTTGCTCGTGTTCGGTGAGGTCGTGTTCCGGGTCGAGGTCGATGGGGATGCCGTCGAGCGTTGTCGGATGCGGTGCCCCGGGTCGCAGCAGCACGACGTCGAAGGGCTCCAGGTCGAGCGCGTCGATCATGCTCGGTCTTTCCACGCAGTGTCTTTGCGAGTTCGTGCTGCGACAGTGGGTTGATCTGTCAGACGCCGCACCGAGTCGATCGGGCGCAACGGCGGTAGGTAGAAGCGGCGTACTCGTGATTCGTCATCGCTCTCCTGCCGGAACAGGGTTGCTTCAGCTTTCTCGAACCGTGGCCGCAGATTCCCCTGCGGCGGCATGTGATCGGTGTACACGGCGTGGACGAGCTCCGGTGCTTCTTCGGGCAACTTGAGTTCCGTGCGCCCCCACAGCACCGACCACGTGCGCAAGAGCAGCGCGGTCGGATACACGTTGTGCAGGCCCTGTGCGAACTTCGGCCCATCCCTTCCTGTGTGTGGCTGGATCAGACCGAGTTCCGGCATCGGACACGAGCGCTGCAGGGGATCGCGATCATGGCGGTGCACTCGCCCGAGGCGTTGGATCAGTTCGTTGACCGGCGCGAGATCGCTGACCAACAGGTCGAAGTCCACGTCCAAGCTGTGCTGGAGCACTTGCGTCCCGATCACGATGGCATGAGGTCGGCTCGTCGCGTCTGGGCCGAACTCACGGCGCAGCTTCTGCTCGATCGCCGTCCGTTTTCCTGCGAGAACTTGGCTTGTGAGGAAGACCAGCTCGGGTTGCTCCTCCCACGCTCGCACCTCTTCGGTCAACCGAGCCATGGTTTGCTCGGCATCGCGGACGAGGTTGCGCACGACCAGCGCACAGCCTCGTGTGCTGACACGGGCGCGAAGCCAGTCCACGAGATCCTCGTCGGCGAGGTGGTGCACGGCCACGGCAGGCCGTCTGGCGTTGGTGGCGGACAAGCCGATCGACTTGCTCCGTGCTTCTCCGGTAGCACCGACCCAGGTGACCACTTGCCCGCCTCGGACTGCCTGCAACGGTTCGACAGCTCCGGGCGCGAGTCGGTTCCGCCCAGCACGCCAGTGCGCGATGAGTTGCTCGCGATCGCCCGCGGGCAACGTGGCCGACATCAATACGCAGGGCATGCCGAACCGGCCGCACCACCACATCAGGCGGCGGAGCAACGTGGTCATGTGCGCGTCGACGTCGTGCACCTCATCGAGGACGAGGACTTTGCCCGACAGTCCAGTCAACCGAACGAAGACATGCCGAGAGCGGATCACCGCTTGCAGCGCTTGGTCGATCGTGCCCACGCCGACGGGGAACAGCAGTCCGCGTTTGCGAGTGAACCACTCGTGTCCGTCGTGAGCGCCATCGCCGTCCTCGTCGATGCAGGAAGGGGCGACAGTAGGACCGGCCTTGACCAAGTTCGGTGGTTGCTCGAGCCCGAGACCGGAAGC
This region of Saccharopolyspora hordei genomic DNA includes:
- a CDS encoding TIGR02611 family protein, with protein sequence MHALRERLAAFRERVRARPGYNLAYRIGIGVIGGLVLIAGILMIPYPGPGWLVVFAGLGILATEFHWAGRVNAFAKRHYRRWLRWLARQHPATKLAVMGGTCLIVLVTLWMLGLFGTVGSWFGLRWEWLASPLFGR
- a CDS encoding HD domain-containing protein produces the protein MGPGVVVVDLRLWGKQRGLGGGILYRLVCHGLSAAAAVRVLWRDVLSLRLRERLAAGLGLSEAEACAVLELWASLHDVGKLTPSFRRQGQVPPGCGR
- the cas6e gene encoding type I-E CRISPR-associated protein Cas6/Cse3/CasE gives rise to the protein MYLSRLTPDTTAHAFRRDHCDLHQMHRTIMSGFPDTTAGTPARTHHAVLWRLDPARTGFTLYVQSRTRPSWDHLDGYLSRPAEVRDLSPLLDALQPGQSFAFRLMGNPTKRLRLEDQGDPDRVSRRDNRYPILKPEAQITWLIKQGAKHGFAIPADTGDRPDVAVTSFPRLTGLQSGQRLNKLTVSPVRYDGHLIITDRDAFIEAVANGVGPAKSYGCGLLSLAPPHRN
- the cas5e gene encoding type I-E CRISPR-associated protein Cas5/CasD, coding for MTHTLALCLDAPMQSWGLRSRFQSRDTAQEPTKSGIVGLLAAALGIPRHDTDSIRRLATVRMGVRADREGIVERDFHTVNNVPNTEGKKHRTILSQRYYLADALFLVVLEHPDREELVRWHTALHRPRWPLYFGRRAFVPARPLVAPHPDDECLGIADRSLEATLEGHCWLENRSDLRERARRALAEGQEHLLRTLIDTDPTDELAEPRQDVPQSFHPRNRLFTSRSVRTGHVPLTTALIHSGAHPCT
- the cas7e gene encoding type I-E CRISPR-associated protein Cas7/Cse4/CasC, producing the protein MILELHLLQSFPVSNLNRDDLGQPKSATFGGVPRARISSQSLKRAARDLFAEHGLDPTHLGSRTKRLVTKTAEVLGERGHDAGKAAEIAAEALHLLGFGVEQTQLTQYLLFVGKDAIDLLANFCEQNWSAIDKSLTEAKEEAAKKKKTKSSNKPTKRAKVKPSKEFAAAAKRIFDATRAADIALFGRMIADNTDFNVTAASQVAHALSTHAVTTEFDYYTAVDDLKRDAEPGADMIGTIDFNSACYYRYANLDLAQLAKNLDGDDELVAAAARAWLGAFIHATPGGKQSTTAARTMPETFLGTVRTRGAWNLANAFLRPVTGTDLLGTSTERLFTHFKALRDFYGTEDLRTVVGAALSCSNDTLPTADVVTSVGEFTSRLLATALDHA
- the casB gene encoding type I-E CRISPR-associated protein Cse2/CasB, with the translated sequence MTSENELSFRERRRKAFVDHLGSLANDLTSGKKGDAQAARRKLAQLRRSVTGNRYENEALATVFECGPPQDEEHIWLFIAGLFALNPQNGSSGLPLGTALRELDRQRVSSTAQKRLRQLLAADAHALPHHLRQSLQLLASHDIAVDFHALLDDAVTLMRRPRDEERARDVRWKWARDFHRERNSTPKDDNGKEPQESDQ
- the casA gene encoding type I-E CRISPR-associated protein Cse1/CasA; translated protein: MTTPSFDLTTERWIPVIRCDGRPDTVSLRDVFLQAHELRWLAAEAASMTAALHRLLLAVLHRAVGGPTTSERWRELWTAPALPADQVHHYLDAHADEFDLFDAQRPFLQCPELGKLEARSAAQLVHFRSAGSNGTLFDQTTAADTLILSPGEAARWLVTVQSYDPGGTKTAFTKTKTSQAGLCNRFGVVLVEGSTLKETLLLNTCLYDPANDLPWSSAHEDRPAWEAAPPGPEPSERLPYGWLDLLTWPTRRVLLRPTGDGTAVDGVAITPGTALKGDELYRAELMAAFEHRASKKKDDAGSWNPVRLHELRGVWRHAREMLLVDDEQRHQRPRVLDHVAEQVEEGTLPRDAVFTIRVFGQQLDDSGGGSVYTWLEEQVPAPAALLNARNPEIGGVLGSCVALADELGDALLRLAENCRAAFRAEHEAKEKRNAKHNFGLTQDYWPHLPAPFAELLLDLGRAVNVGTSPKASVLEWKHITCDIARRAAGRLVTQLQERQGRHLYEFAGAHEEFERNVSKQRRIFDDRVTAFLPQHGVDDDERE
- the cas3 gene encoding CRISPR-associated helicase Cas3', whose amino-acid sequence is MIFKSPWREIWGERVFGVGVNAPVWGAWGKAGKEEVPHPLVCHAIDTAAVAELLYDVLLGPGVRRDLESGLAPLGDVRSWVAVLCGLHDIGKCSPIFQAMRHDLAVEYLGDEVKELVNALHRGSRDHSVRTPHGTLTAVHLRRCLDEWGAGTRLRDTLAYGLGGHHGSLLSARAVQEASTKVKHHGSEPWYELRRSLVREVSRLWGLGDPADARWSAASLDVPGMVGLAGLASVADWVASDTDNFPFAGAELASLDAYLATARKRAAEAVVEKLKWKRWIPPHDTSYSALFGGPQRPLQQAVEEVLADVVEPGVLVIEAPTGEGKTRAGFQAAATLVGRLGLTGMYFALPTRATAAQVHHELSEVASGLGLEQPPNLVKAGPTVAPSCIDEDGDGAHDGHEWFTRKRGLLFPVGVGTIDQALQAVIRSRHVFVRLTGLSGKVLVLDEVHDVDAHMTTLLRRLMWWCGRFGMPCVLMSATLPAGDREQLIAHWRAGRNRLAPGAVEPLQAVRGGQVVTWVGATGEARSKSIGLSATNARRPAVAVHHLADEDLVDWLRARVSTRGCALVVRNLVRDAEQTMARLTEEVRAWEEQPELVFLTSQVLAGKRTAIEQKLRREFGPDATSRPHAIVIGTQVLQHSLDVDFDLLVSDLAPVNELIQRLGRVHRHDRDPLQRSCPMPELGLIQPHTGRDGPKFAQGLHNVYPTALLLRTWSVLWGRTELKLPEEAPELVHAVYTDHMPPQGNLRPRFEKAEATLFRQESDDESRVRRFYLPPLRPIDSVRRLTDQPTVAARTRKDTAWKDRA